DNA from Gallaecimonas xiamenensis 3-C-1:
TTGCTGCAATAAGCGTGGGGACTTGCCGTGCAGCGGGCGCTAATGTCCCCGATTTAAGGGTCTGATGCAAGTAAAGTTTTCAAAAAGGCCGTTTGTTTGCTGCCTTTCTGCCCGCCTTGCTAGCCCTTTAACCACTTTGGTGGCGAAGCAGGCAAAAACCCTCATCGGCCCCTGGCGCCTCAAAGTAACCGCACAGGGCAGAAAACTGCTCCTGGGTCGGAGCGAAGGGATGTTCGCCCCGGGCATTGCGGGCCAGCAGCCGTTCCAGGCATTGGGGCTGCGCCAGGTCCAGCCAGTGCAGTTGATGGGGCAGGGCGCTTTGCGCCACAAGGTCTTTGGCCCAGGCGCGGCTGGCCTTGGTATTAAGGGGAAAATCCAGCACTAAACTGAGGCCTTGTTCGAGCAATGCCAACAGGTGGGGGCTAAGGGCGGTTCTCAGGCGCGGGGCCAGGCGGCCGTAATCGGCCAGGGTGTTTAGCTCGAGGCCGTAGAGGCTTGCCAACC
Protein-coding regions in this window:
- a CDS encoding AAA family ATPase produces the protein MVPRLHFFCGLAGAGKSTLARQLAEAPGHLLLSEDQWLASLYGLELNTLADYGRLAPRLRTALSPHLLALLEQGLSLVLDFPLNTKASRAWAKDLVAQSALPHQLHWLDLAQPQCLERLLARNARGEHPFAPTQEQFSALCGYFEAPGADEGFCLLRHQSG